From one Eucalyptus grandis isolate ANBG69807.140 chromosome 9, ASM1654582v1, whole genome shotgun sequence genomic stretch:
- the LOC104424100 gene encoding putative disease resistance RPP13-like protein 2 has translation MTRAAPGVAVSLAIARLHDLLHWYKDVIVYPNLTDQISDSISNLQWILNTRMNAELSDDCRQSLRILADKAKEMEECLVEWFGDQTPKLQKGCVAKVFASVRLFSVTNRARHWEGMAKDFMTRVLVDRLTDGESNLRVISVVGKQHCGKTAVVRSVFNMPKIKQHFDRRLASCHVPRGGVLLEAEPPGGHTEADSGPRSAKDLEHKDEEQLCEMLHKSLMEQRYLIVLDNWGDAELFSELLIPFVDSKNGSRVIVTTHAEMHNYADPWTPDLHFLPDLTNKECEDLLHVSITGGGNSIDDDSQLKMTIKEEILSKCNGSPPAISLLGGLLSTVKVSNQASLIKQLKDRPTLEDIMRLSFDELPSIMKLCVLYMALYPEESEVPTRRLFRQWATEWLLAEAANGLERSLSAEDCFRQLERRNLICVVRQKPDGSAQSCRMPAFLHEFFRQKAKEFGLLRIKEETRVTGPNPKQSAQHQQVRGQTPAEGHYSCQVHCLRSFALFNTSKLETQGRDIVVLDASQNLLKPKLLDRRLYLLRVIDLEGVYKPVLPENFGNILSNLRYLGLRWTILDSIPESVGNLLLLETLDLKHTNITKKLGSLPPSLMELNLGFSLDLETPPPPPLNVKGFFYNLLHSRSPDILDDDHAFTIEGSSSNPFSRVVWTPQLEPSFPHPCPDSNPAATLPREFDLCAPLLPPTPPPPSMETSPESSDGIAAHGQLEFKSLFHYGPVDQRPYHDPVTEDRQVVPLLDLNDLGSLNERLGEEAGVSSDHQWGRERDDGRHDRRKRGGNGFAAAAVEAEDGEK, from the exons ATGACCAGGGCGGCCCCTGGAGTAGCCGTTTCGCTGGCCATAGCCAGACTTCATGATCTTCTCCACTGGTACAAAGACGTCATCGTCTATCCAAATTTAACAGATCAAATCTCTGACTCCATAAGCAATCTCCAGTGGATCCTGAACACCAGGATGAACGCCGAGCTCAGCGATGACTGCAGACAAAGCCTTCGGATTTTGGCTGATAAAGCTAAGGAAATGGAAGAATGCCTTGTTGAATGGTTCGGAGATCAGACGCCAAAATTGCAGAAGGGTTGTGTCGCCAAGGTGTTTGCTTCAGTTCGGCTCTTCTCAGTGACGAACCGAGCTCGCCACTGGGAAGGGATGGCCAAGGATTTCATGACGAGA GTGCTTGTGGACCGGTTGACTGATGGCGAGTCCAACCTTCGGGTGATCTCGGTGGTTGGCAAACAACACTGTGGCAAGACCGCAGTGGTGAGAAGTGTCTTCAACATGCCGAAAATCAAGCAGCACTTTGACCGTCGCTTGGCTTCATGTCACGTGCCCCGGGGCGGAGTCCTACTGGAAGCAGAGCCTCCTGGTGGACATACTGAAGCAGACAGCGGTCCGAGATCCGCCAAAGACTTGGAGCACAAGGACGAGGAGCAGCTGTGTGAGATGCTTCATAAATCGTTGATGGAGCAGAGGTACTTGATAGTTTTGGATAACTGGGGCGATGCTGAACTCTTCAGCGAGCTCTTGATCCCATTCGTAGACTCAAAGAACGGAAGCAGAGTAATTGTCACAACTCATGCGGAAATGCACAACTATGCAGACCCTTGGACGCCTGATCTCCACTTTCTCCCTGACTTGACCAATAAAGAGTGCGAGGATTTGCTGCATGTAAGCATCACTGGAGGAGGTAACTCCATTGATGACGATTCGCAATTGAAGATGACCATCAAAGAGGAAATTTTGAGCAAATGCAATGGTTCTCCTCCGGCTATCTCATTGCTAGGAGGACTTTTGTCCACAGTGAAAGTGAGCAACCAGGCGTCCCTCATCAAGCAGCTCAAAGATCGTCCCACCCTAGAAGATATCATGCGCTTGAGCTTCGACGAGTTGCCTAGTATAATGAAGCTATGTGTTCTTTACATGGCTCTCTATCCTGAGGAGTCCGAGGTCCCTACAAGGAGGCTTTTCCGGCAATGGGCTACTGAGTGGTTATTGGCAGAGGCTGCTAACGGGTTGGAACGATCGCTGTCGGCAGAGGACTGCTTTCGCCAATTAGAGAGAAGGAACTTAATCTGCGTGGTACGGCAAAAACCGGATGGTAGCGCCCAATCATGTCGCATGCCTGCTtttcttcatgaattttttcGTCAGAAAGCAAAAGAATTCGGACTTCTTAGGATAAAGGAAGAAACAAGGGTCACGGGCCCCAACCCCAAGCAGAGTGCCCAGCATCAACAGGTGCGAGGGCAAACCCCAGCGGAAGGACATTATAGTTGCCAGGTCCATTGCCTTCGGTCTTTTGCCTTGTTTAACACCAGTAAGCTTGAGACCCAAGGGAGAGACATCGTAGTTCTTGATGCATCACAAAATCTTCTTAAACCAAAACTTTTAGACAGACGCCTGTATTTGCTAAGGGTAATTGATCTCGAGGGTGTTTACAAGCCTGTGCTCCCTGAGAACTTTGGAAATATACTGTCGAACCTAAGGTATTTGGGATTGAGATGGACGATTCTGGATTCCATTCCGGAATCAGTAGGGAATCTGTTGCTCCTGGAAACATTAGATCTGAAGCACACCAACATAACCAAA AAACTGGGatcgctccctccctccctcatgGAGCTCAACCTTGGCTTCTCTCTTGACCTCGAaactcctcctccgcctcctttAAACGTGAAAGGCTTCTTCTACAATCTCCTCCACAGCCGTAGCCCCGACATTCTCGATGATGACCACGCCTTCACCATCGAAGGTTCCTCATCGAATCCTTTCTCGCGGGTGGTCTGGACCCCACAGCTCGAACCTTCATTTCCTCACCCATGCCCTGATTCTAACCCAGCCGCAACGCTCCCCAGAGAGTTCGACCTCTGTGCACCTCTGCTGCCACCGACCCCTCCTCCTCCGTCCATGGAAACCTCACCAGAGAGCAGCGACGGCATAGCGGCACATGGCCAGCTCGAGTTCAAGAGCCTCTTTCACTACGGTCCAGTGGATCAACGTCCTTATCACGATCCGGTTACAGAGGACCGCCAGGTCGTGCCTTTGCTCGACTTAAATGACCTTGGATCACTGAACGAGAGGCTCGGTGAGGAGGCCGGTGTGAGCTCAGACCACCAATGGGGTCGTGAGCGGGACGATGGTCGTCATGATCGGAGGAAGAGAGGTGGCAACGGGTTTGCCGCAGCAGCAGTTGAAGCAGAAGacggagaaaaataa